In Herpetosiphonaceae bacterium, the genomic stretch ATTTGACGCTGAGGTCCGCTTTGCCGTCGCCATCATAATCGGCTGGCACGGGGCGATACGTGGCATCTCCATAACCAGGAACGATCACATCCCAGTTCCCCCCAAAGCCATTGCTGGCATAATCGACGCGCCAGTATTCATCATTCCCTTTGACGCTGAGGTCCGCTTTGCCGTCGCCGTCATAATCAGTTGGCATTGATTTCCTCAGCGGGACATACAATAGGCGATTCACGGTTCCTGAGGGATTATTCCTGATCACGTTTGGCGTAGCATTGCTGTTCAGCCAGGTGCTGATCGTCGCGCTGGCGGCATCACCGTTCGCACTCTTGTAGAGCGCCGCGACACCGGCGACATGCGGCGTTGCCATTGAGGTGCCGCTGATCGTGTTCGTACTGCTGCCAATCCAGGCCGATGTGATCGCCACGCCCGGCGCATAGCTGTCCACGCACGCGCCGATGTTGCTGAAACTGGCTTTGGTGTCGGTGCGATCGGACGCCGCGACCGTGTACGCTTCCGGCGTGCTGGCGGGCGACACTTGGCAGGCATCCCAGCTATAGTCGTTGCCCGCCGCGACCGCCACGAAGACGCCGGAGTTCGCGAGATTTGCGACGGCGGTGTTAACCGAGGCCGAGTAGCCGCCACCAAGCGACAGATTGGCGACCGCAGGCTTCTGCGCGTTCAGCCGTACCCAATCCACGCCCGCGATCACGCCCGAGAAGGAGCCGGAGCCGGAGCAGTCCAGCACGCGCACGCCGCGCAGCCGAACCTGCTTGGCAACGCCCCAGGTCGTGCCGCCAATCGTCCCGGCGACATGCGTGCCGTGCCCGTGGCAGTCCTCCCCTGTGCCGCCAAACGAGTCGTACACGTTCGCAGCGCGACCACCGAAGTCGGGGTGGTTGGCCTGCACGCCGGTGTCGATCACGTAGGCCGTCACGCCGCTGCCGGTAGCAGTGTAGGTGTAGGTGCGCGAGAGGGGCAGATTGCGCTGGTCGATGCGGTCGAGGCCCCACGGATCGCCGTTGGCATCCATGTGCTGCGTCGCATCGACGGTTATTACCTGATCTTGCTCCAGATAGGCGACGTTGGGATTGTGGCGCAGTGCGGTGATCTGTCCGGCGTTGAGTTCGGCCGCAAAGCCGTTGAGCGCGGCGGTGTAGAGGTGGCTGGGACGCACACCTGCGACGGCTGCCACGGAACGAGCATCGCTCTCCGCGTTGAGGACGACGATATAGCGATTCGGAATCGCCTTGCCGCTTGAGGCAGCGAGGATCGGACGAATGCTCAGTGAGGTTGGGGAGCCAAAGGCGCTTGGTGGCATGAACATCGTCGCTAGGAGCGCGACCATCACGATCGATCGGAACGGAGTGCAACGCATAGCTTGGTTCTCCACGATGGAATAAATCGACCGACAGGCGATCAGGCGTCCGTGGGTCATCGTGAGGGGAGCGACGACGTAGACGTGAAAGGAGCAGCACCTCCTTGACACGTATGGTTTGTTGTGGGTTGGGGTAGGGCATCTGATCTTGGAGATCAGCAGGGATAGTATATACCGCTTTCATATGTAGCGGCCAACGGGAAGGGTGCTTGAGACACGCCTTCTTCTGGTAGTTGCGCGTTATTGATTGTTACGCTTTCTCCGAAAGCTGCTGCTTAGCCACTACGAGAGACCGGTCGATGGACCATGCTGTTCGATGCATCGACGGTGGTCAACGGATCGAGGGTGTTCACCGCTGCCCGACTCGGTCGCGACGGCGCGGTCGCACGGATCGGTCGAGCCTCGAACGTCCGCTTGATGCCACGATTCGTGAGCAGACGCAGCGCGAGGGACCGATCAATCCCATCACCGTTGCCCTGCGAGCGCCTGGATTGCGCGTCGTCGCGAACCATCAGTGGGTGTAGGAAACCAAAGATATGCGGACTGAGGAAGCGTGATCGAGGCGCATCTATCACAGATCCCTGGACTCCCTATCGCAGCTAGCTGGACTGACCTCCCTTGATACCACAGGTCTTTGGACTGGCCTCACGACACCTACGCAGCACGTTCTCCTTGGCTCGGTTCCCAGCGTGTCTGCACTGTGGGCATCCTGCGCTCCAGCACCGTTCAGTCTAGCTAGCTGTGGTATAGTCCGAATACCTTTCGCATCCTACACACATATCCGCTCCTGGACGCAGCACCCCTGGTGCTCTATCTGTATTATTTTAGATCCTTGACACCCACACGGGGTTAGCACATCGTGTCTGCTGCTATCGTTGGTGCTACACTCGCATCCAGAACCCTCTGCAACCTGGAAGTGAGGTGGGCGATGGAAGAGCAGTGGATTGCTGATCGCGCCGCGCTCCGTGCGGTGCTCCGGACTCATCCTGCGTGGACACAAACGCGTTTGGCCCAACACCTGGGCCGCTCCGTGAGCTGGGTCAAGAAATGGCGTCGCCGCTTGCGCGCCGCCTCGCCCGATGATCCGCGCGTCTTGTGGAGCCGTCCGCGGGCGCGCCATACCCCACCACCGCAGACCCATCCCCTCGTCATCGAGCGCCTCCTCGCGTTGCGCGACGAGTTGCCCGCGACCCTGCATCGCACGCCCGGCCCCCGCACGTTACAGTACTATCTCGCCCACGATCCGGAGTTGATCGCGCGCGGTCTGCGGCCACCCCGCTCCACGCGCACCATCTGGCGCATCTTACGGAAATACGGTCGCAGTGGGCCGCCGGTGCCGCGCCCCAAGGACCCGCTCGAACGTCCTCCCCCGCTCACGGCCTGGCAACTCGATTTCAAAGATGCGTCCACGGTGCCCGCTGATCCGGATGGGAAACGGCAGCATGTCGTGGAAGTCCTGAACACTGTGGACAGTGGCACCTCGATCCTGCTCGATGCCCAGGTGCGCGGCGATTTTGTTTCCGAAACGGCCTTGGAAGCCGTCGTACAGACCGTGGAACACTACGGCTTGCCGCAGCAGGTCACCTTTGACCGTGATCCGCGCTGTGCCCAGAGGGCGCCCGGCAGTGCCGCCCAGCGCGATTTCCCGTCGGCCTTTGTGCGCTTCTGGCTGTGTCTGGGGGTGCAGGTGGACGTGTGTCTGCCGCACCACCCCCAACACAATGGGTTTGTCGAGCGGTACCACCGCACCTTCAAGGAAGAATGTTTACGAGTCTATCAGCCGCGGACCGAAGATCAGGTGCGCGTGATCACGCGGCACTTCCAACGCTTTTACAATGAAGAACGCCCACATCAGGGGCTGAGCTGTCGGAATCAGCCACCGCGGACTGCCTTTCCCGTGCTCCCGACCTTGCCTGCCGTGCCGCCCGAGGTGGACCCGGATCAGTGGCTCACGACGCTCCATGGTCAGTGTTACACGCGCAAAGTGCGCCAGGGTGGGAGTGTGACAGTGGCCGATACCGACTACTACATCCGGCACGCACTCCGGGGGCAGTACGTGACCCTCCAGATCGATGCGGAGGCACGAGAATTCGTGGTCTATCACCAGCAGCAGGCCGTTAAACGGCTGCCGATCAAGGGATTGGTGGGGCAACGGATCTCCTTTGGAACCTTTGTGGAGCACTTGGTGCGGGACGCCCGTCGCGAACAGCGCCAACGCTGGCACCAGCAACGCCGTGCCCCGGCAGGCATGTGAGCACTCCAGGGTCACGATGATCGGACCTCACGAGGGTGTCAAGGATCTAAAATAATACACTCTATCCCCCAACAGTCCCGCTCACGGTATAGGCCATCAGCGGCCCAGGTTGGCAGCTAACAGCACGTCTCACCCTGATCGGCTCGGGTATGCTGCCCGTAGCAGTGCTGTCCGTGGGCGCGGTGCGCGCGAAGGTTGAGACCTCCCTTCTCACCACCGTCCGACCGATCCCGCGGCGGCAGCGTCTCGCGCACTGTATGGGGAGTCATCCATGCCGCCACCATCGTTACCACCGCAGCGCCGAACGACGATCTGGACCTCCTTGGGAATCATGCTGCTCCTGCTGCCCCTCCTGGGCTGCATTGGATCGGCCACCGTCAATCCGATGGCCGATGGCCTGCCGCGCTGGGCCTGTCCCACCCCAACCGCCCTGCCGCCGATCCCCATCGAGGACGGCACGGAGGTGAATCCGCAGGGCACACCGGTCCCGCGCTACCGGGACACGCTGCCCTACGAGCGCGAGCCGTACAACCAGATCGGACGCCAGCCGGTGCTGCGGCCCACGCCGCAGACCAAGAGCGGCACCAGCTTCTATCTGGGCCAGATGATCAACCTCCATCCCTCACTCGACGTGCAGCTCACGGTGGAGGCCCGCGGCGAACCGATCGTTCGCGACACCGGGATGGTGCAACTCTTCGTGATCACCGCGCGCTGGCACAACCGCGGCGCACCCGTCCCGTTCGACCCGGCGCGGCAACTGGTGATCAGCAGCATCCGCCGCCCGGATGGCCGCTTGATAGGCGGGCCATGGCGCTGGGATCTCGCTGCCGCCGAGGCGGCCGGGATCGCGCCCTCCGAGGCGGCGCTGCATACGCAGATCCTCACGGGTGAGCGCACCATGCAGGTGCCGATCCTTGCACCGACGGGGAGCGTCCAGGTGCTCGATCTCCAGCTCGATCCGCCGGATGCCACCGAAAGGAGCGCCGGCAGTCTCCGTGTGCAGTTCACGGCAGCCGAGGACCCGGACTGTGCGCATGCCGGAACGGTCGCCGCCGTCTACGACGAGGCGGGGCGCGAGGCCGTGCCGCCGCCGGCACCGGTCGGCGGTGACCGGTTGGTCGGCTTCGCCCTCCAGCAGCTGGGCCGCCAATACTGCTGGGGCGGCAAAGGCTGGTCGACGTGCAGCGGCTGGACGCCCGAATCGGGGCAGGTCACGCCGCCCTGCGCGTCGTATCCGTGTTGGGATTGTAGTGGCCTGACCTGGGGCGCGTATACCGCCGCCGGGATCGTGATCGGCCATGGCACGGCGAATCAGAAGAACTACCCGGCGGTCCCCATCGATCAGATCCAGCCCGGCGATCTGCTGCTCTTCGGTGGGATTAACCAGGTGGGCCGCGGCGCGCGGATTACGCATGTGGGCCTGTATGCGGGCGACCTCGACGGCGACGGCACCGGCGACATGATTCATGCCGCCAGCTACCCAACCGGCGTCGTGATCGCCAAGAACATCCTGGGTAATCGCTATTACCGAGAGCGGCTGGCGATCATTACCCGGCCGCCGCGCGGAGGTGCGTGATGCCAGCGTGGACGCTGCTGCTGCTGTTTCTTGCGCTGCATGTTCCTGCCCAAGCCGCGCCTGTGGCTGGTCTGCGCGTGTGGGTGCGGGATCTCGCCGATCGCGGCGTCGCGGGCGTGCAGCTCCAGATCGTGGACGCCGCCGAGCAGCGCCGCACCGTCCCGACGGATGCGCAGGGGGTGGCGCTGATCACCCCCCTGCCGGGCGACGTCGCGCGGATCGTGGGGGCGACAGCGCCCGACGGGCAACCCCTGCTGATGGACGAGAACGATCCGGCGGGCGGCCTACGCATCCCGCTCCAGGCAGGCGTGGTCCAGCCGATCGATCTGCGCCTGAGTGATGGACTGCTCTTTGTTGAGTCGGTCGCCGAGCCGGAGACGCCGCCCGCTCCGCTGCCGACGATCACGACAGCCAGCGCGGCTCCAGCCGCGCGCGATGCGCTCGACGCCGGCACGCCGATCCCCGTGCCTGAGGCGGTCGCCCGAACGAGCTACCGGTGGGTCCGCTGGCTCGTGCTGGCCGTCGCGACCCTCATCGCCGCCGTGGTGGTCATCTCCCAGGCGCTCGCGATTCGCCGCGCGCGGAGGGCCGCATGATGGGGTGGATGCTGACCCGTCGCTCGCTGCCGCCCCGCCGCTGGGTCATCCGCCTGGCGAGCCTCGTCGTGGTGTGGTGGCTGCTCGTCCCGCCGCGCGCCCGGGCCGCGTGTGGCGTGACCGATCCCGGCGCGTGCATGGATACCGCGCTCTACCAGGGCGAGTTGCTGCTGCTGGCCTTGCTGTGGGACATCAACCAGACGCTGCTGCTGGTCGCGCGCAATGTCGAGGCGCTCCGCGAATGGCTCGTCACCGAGGTGCTCGGCACCGCCTTCGACGCGATGATCGCCGGCATCCAGTTTCCGTTCTGGATCGCCGCCGCCATCGCCTGGCTGCTGTTTGTGGTTGGCTATTTCTTACAGGCGCTCGTCGACGGCCTCCCGTGGGTCCGTCTCAAGCGCCTGATCTGGTATGCCGGCCTCGCGATGTTTCTGTTCAACGTGGGCAGCCAGGCGGTCAGCGCCACCGAGCAGATCCGGGTCTCCGCCGGACGGGGCTTTGCGCTGATTGCCCAGAGCAGTATCAATAGTGTCACCGAGCAACTGGACTTCTATGCCGCCGACGATAGCTCGATGGACGCGCCGCACACGATCTACGGCGAGGATGTGTGTCCCGGTCTGTCCACCAGGCGCGCGACGCCGGGGCTGTATCTCAACGATCTGGCGGCGAACTACCTGTGGGCCGATGCGAAGGACATTCACTGCCCGGATCAGGCGCAAGGCCGGGCGGATGTCCCCGTGGCCTTCGGCGAGCGGTATGCCCCACCGCCGACCCAGATCGGCGACGAGCAGCCCGACGCGCGCCAGCGCAAGCAGAAGCTGGCCTGGGACGGCGTCGCGCGCCTGAGCTGGGGCCTGCCACTGGCGGCCGCCGGCCTGATCGAGCA encodes the following:
- a CDS encoding S8 family serine peptidase, with protein sequence MTHGRLIACRSIYSIVENQAMRCTPFRSIVMVALLATMFMPPSAFGSPTSLSIRPILAASSGKAIPNRYIVVLNAESDARSVAAVAGVRPSHLYTAALNGFAAELNAGQITALRHNPNVAYLEQDQVITVDATQHMDANGDPWGLDRIDQRNLPLSRTYTYTATGSGVTAYVIDTGVQANHPDFGGRAANVYDSFGGTGEDCHGHGTHVAGTIGGTTWGVAKQVRLRGVRVLDCSGSGSFSGVIAGVDWVRLNAQKPAVANLSLGGGYSASVNTAVANLANSGVFVAVAAGNDYSWDACQVSPASTPEAYTVAASDRTDTKASFSNIGACVDSYAPGVAITSAWIGSSTNTISGTSMATPHVAGVAALYKSANGDAASATISTWLNSNATPNVIRNNPSGTVNRLLYVPLRKSMPTDYDGDGKADLSVKGNDEYWRVDYASNGFGGNWDVIVPGYGDATYRPVPADYDGDGKADLSVKSDAGSWRIDYASNGFGGNWDVIVPGYGDATYRPVPADYDGDGKADLSVKGNDEYWRIDYASNGFGGNWDLILPGYGTADYHPLPMN
- a CDS encoding integrase core domain-containing protein gives rise to the protein MEEQWIADRAALRAVLRTHPAWTQTRLAQHLGRSVSWVKKWRRRLRAASPDDPRVLWSRPRARHTPPPQTHPLVIERLLALRDELPATLHRTPGPRTLQYYLAHDPELIARGLRPPRSTRTIWRILRKYGRSGPPVPRPKDPLERPPPLTAWQLDFKDASTVPADPDGKRQHVVEVLNTVDSGTSILLDAQVRGDFVSETALEAVVQTVEHYGLPQQVTFDRDPRCAQRAPGSAAQRDFPSAFVRFWLCLGVQVDVCLPHHPQHNGFVERYHRTFKEECLRVYQPRTEDQVRVITRHFQRFYNEERPHQGLSCRNQPPRTAFPVLPTLPAVPPEVDPDQWLTTLHGQCYTRKVRQGGSVTVADTDYYIRHALRGQYVTLQIDAEAREFVVYHQQQAVKRLPIKGLVGQRISFGTFVEHLVRDARREQRQRWHQQRRAPAGM
- a CDS encoding NlpC/P60 family protein, with amino-acid sequence MPPPSLPPQRRTTIWTSLGIMLLLLPLLGCIGSATVNPMADGLPRWACPTPTALPPIPIEDGTEVNPQGTPVPRYRDTLPYEREPYNQIGRQPVLRPTPQTKSGTSFYLGQMINLHPSLDVQLTVEARGEPIVRDTGMVQLFVITARWHNRGAPVPFDPARQLVISSIRRPDGRLIGGPWRWDLAAAEAAGIAPSEAALHTQILTGERTMQVPILAPTGSVQVLDLQLDPPDATERSAGSLRVQFTAAEDPDCAHAGTVAAVYDEAGREAVPPPAPVGGDRLVGFALQQLGRQYCWGGKGWSTCSGWTPESGQVTPPCASYPCWDCSGLTWGAYTAAGIVIGHGTANQKNYPAVPIDQIQPGDLLLFGGINQVGRGARITHVGLYAGDLDGDGTGDMIHAASYPTGVVIAKNILGNRYYRERLAIITRPPRGGA